One Capsicum annuum cultivar UCD-10X-F1 chromosome 2, UCD10Xv1.1, whole genome shotgun sequence genomic window carries:
- the LOC107860203 gene encoding LOB domain-containing protein 37, translating into MSCNGCRVLRKGCSENCILRPCLQWIETPEAQGHATVFVAKFFGRAGLMSFISAVPENQRPALFQSLLYEAAGRTVNPVNGAVGLLWTGNWHVCQAAVETVLRGGALRPISEFLGASLEIDEVSECNNTFKLQDPSVNMLQQKRRRSPKETSMLTDLNLSLTAGFNQQVYNNSHTLPEKHVRPGTPSMNSEESGTTSTCFQSVGVVIGDHYQGKEPKLLSLFN; encoded by the exons ATGAGTTGCAATGGCTGTCGAGTCCTTCGAAAAGGTTGCAGTGAGAACTGTATTCTTAGACCTTGTTTACAATGGATCGAAACTCCTGAAGCCCAAGGCCATGCTACTGTATTTGTTGCTAAGTTTTTTGGCCGTGCTGGACTCATGTCTTTCATTTCTGCTGTCCCAGAAAATCAAAGACCTG CTTTGTTTCAGTCGTTGTTATACGAAGCTGCTGGAAGAACAGTGAACCCAGTAAACGGAGCTGTAGGGTTATTATGGACGGGGAATTGGCACGTCTGTCAAGCGGCGGTGGAAACCGTCCTCCGCGGCGGCGCGTTACGGCCGATCTCTGAATTTCTCGGCGCATCGTTGGAGATTGACGAGGTGTCTGAGTGCAACAACACGTTTAAGCTACAGGATCCCAGTGTAAACATGTTGCAGCAAAAACGGCGTCGTTCTCCCAAGGAAACTTCAATGTTGACAGATCTCAACCTCAGTTTAACAGCAGGATTTAATCAACAGGTGTATAACAATAGCCACACTTTGCCGGAGAAACATGTGAGACCAGGAACTCCGTCGATGAATTCAGAAGAATCTGGAACAACTAGTACTTGTTTTCAAAGTGTTGGTGTTGTTATTGGAGATCATTATCAAGGAAAAGAACCTAAATTACTCAGCTTGTTTAATTAG